DNA from Macadamia integrifolia cultivar HAES 741 chromosome 12, SCU_Mint_v3, whole genome shotgun sequence:
AAACAATGTGAACCCTAacggtttgaaaaaaaaaaaaaaaaaaaaaaaaacaactaaaataaataaatgatcgGAATGCTTCATCGTGAATTTTTAGATTTGGGCTTGAAAACTAACACAAAAGCCCTGTCTGCTTCGTTGTAAAATTTTATGTACAAAATACAAATGGTATTTGACAGGAAAATCTTTCCTCGTTTTCGCTTCCTCTGTTTGCATTttacattaaaataaatattcaaTAAAATTCTATCCTACAGAGAAATTTTATTTCCCTACTTTACATGAAAACAAACAGACCCAATAAGTGAAATCATCGGGACCGACCGAAAAGCATAAaaatgataatgaaaaaaaaaggttttatagtatttattttaggaaaaaaaggaCCCTGTTGTGTAGAAAACGTCCGGACATAAAAGGTGTGAAATGACCCCTAATTGTGTATAGTATTGAAGATGTGTTATCTCGtgtgtgctctcattggcccatgCATCTAGCTTTTGCTATGCCAAACCAACAAAATTCCTTCACCCTTTATATTATGGGGAAAGAAAGTTGCCAGGCTACATAGTGTATGCTAGCGCCTCCTTATGTTTATCTTTCCTCCCTCCCATGGAATGATATATCTACCTTCTATTGTGGAATGAAAGAGTGACATAAGGAAACGAGCTAGCATATGCTATGCAACTAGACAAGGATCTTAATCCCTTATTTTCTATGGGAAAATAATGTTACCTGGTTGCGTCatctacacctagacacaaagCACCATGAAAAGATGCCCTACCTCTCTGGTAGGATGTTTGTCCATGAACTCTCATTGGCCATGGCCCTGGCGCAATAGCCACACAAccgggtagcattctttctcccattttatatatatatatatatatatatataaagggcaagagaatgctaccaTGCTAGGGCACAAGTACATGCAAATgcgggccaatgggagcatcTCCAACGCTGTCTTTCTACATTCATTGTCACTAGACGTGTGCCCGTGCCattaggtagcattctttcttccatataAAAGTATCAAACcgaaccaatgaaaaaaaaatgggagaggtATAGGAAAGCTAGCAGGACACCTTGGTATCAAGTGTGCTAATGATATTTTAACCGTAGGATCTGAGAGAACCGTTAGATTGAGAGGAAAGGTCCAAAGCCTCAATCCACACCTGTCACaccttatcaccctcaatagcCACGCCAGAATGTTGCCCAGCCGGTGCtttcagttctctctctctctctctctctctctctctctctctctctctctctctctctctctctctctctctctctcaccctctttttcctttgttttttcagagctttcttcttcctagGCAGCGgctgcaactctctctctctctctctctctctctcttttctggtttttgctGTTACTCTCTCCCccgagctttcttcttcctggagAACGGCTGCGGCGACAGctgcactctctttttttttctggtttttgttgTTACTCCCTCTCCCCcagagctttcttcttcttggacagCTGCTGTTGTGGTGGCAGCGGTGGTAGCGACAGTAGctgcactcttttttttttctggtttttgctattactctctctctctccccccgaGCTTTATTCTTCCTGGACAGCGGCTTCAGCGGCAGTGGCATCtcagctctttttttttcttctattcctcTCCATTGACCGTTCTACCATCACTGTAATCCCGACAAAGATTTTCCTTTGGCCTTTTGGTGAGagaagtgaaagagagagagaaagagcaccgAACAAGTCGAAAATTTTCCATTGCCACTGTCGAGGTTGAGCtcagttctcttctttttttttctggtttttgctattcctctctctctttctctctctctccctcctagCTTTCTTCTACCTGGACAGCAGTTGCAGCTTGGCAGTGGCAGCGGTTGCGACTGCGATAGTGGCAGTGACAGCGGCTACAgcggcagtggcagtggcagtggcagtggcaatggcaatggcaatggcagtggcaatggcaatggctATAAGGGATGGGAAATCGCGAGAGctagtgagggagaagaagagtgacCGTACAACATCGGGGCTGGGTAAATGACCTAAGACATCAAGTACCCAATGGTATTGATGTAGTCTATCTAATCCAACGGTCTACATTCGCTAGCACACCTTATCCCAAGGTGTCCTGGTAGCTTTCAAgaccttttcccaaaaaatatatatattataaaactCTCAAATCAGTCagatcaaaacccaaaaatgatcGAAACCAAACAAATTCTTAAAGATCTGACTTCAGTTTGGATTGGTACATACATAAAAGCCAATTCAATTAGATCGAaaccgccccccccccccccccccccaaaaaaattatgtGGCAACATTTTCTTCATGAtaatttccatttaaaaaaaaaggtgtaggCACGTTTGGTTGGAGGAGAAAGTACGTTGCTTTCTttgtctttctcttctttaattCCTCCGAGTGTAGACGACTAGTAGGCAGATTAAAGCTATTAGATACTTGCAACCATACCATCCCAAACATTACGCCATCGCCTCATAAAGCAAGAAAATGGCTGGAAACACATTTCCTATTTTTGAAATAAGTATTTCCATAATCCATTTGGTATAGGAGTACTGGACTATAAATATGATGCTTGATATATTATGGCCGTTTGAATGACATCAGGGCAGTTTATGTATTAACCATTTTGTGCATATCTTGTAAATGGGCCGAGCTAGATAGTTCCAATATCTGAAGTCGGCACCTCAAGGCCCAAATTACTGAAAAAGGGCCAGGTTTGGCCAATGACCTTTtgtataccttttttttttttttttttttaaagtagatCTTGTATGTCTTAAGGAGTGATGTGAGGATATTGATATTTGGGTTATACTTGTACTTATGAATCCCTAATTTACAAGGCACTTAATATCTTGTTCACTTAATATCTTTTTCTAAACTTTGATTTTTACACTGTTAAGTTGTGCTACCCTATCAAAGCATGCCAACACATAATTGTGCAAACGACATTGCTTCTTTGATCGTAGATCAACTAGTGCTCATCTGTTGCTTCCATATACAGTGCTGATCTACAACCACCCTTACgagttttggtttgattaatgGATGCCAAATTCTAGAATACTTCTATATTTGGAGGCGAGCAAGAGGAATCGGGTTCATTAGAGGTCTTGTTTTAGTCATCTATATTGCCAAATGGCAAGTGATGATTACTTGTTTTGTCAATTACCTATGAGATAGACCCCAAAGAAATGGTGTACCACAAATTAttgcttttcaaaaaaaaaaaaatatatatatatatatatatataaaattaaataaatagttGTGGGTTCCTAGCTAGATTGGTGGGGAATATTAGACACACAAATTCTTTGTCTCCACATTAATATTTGTCACATGAAATGTTAAACGAGGATAAGATTTGTGGATGGATAGGTATTAAAGTCTCTTGTTCACACGTTTAGTTTTAGTTGACACGAAATATACAAGTGGAAAACAAAGCATTGAAAAAATTAGGAGAAATGAAATAGTAGTTGGAGTACTACCCGTAGGCATATATGGACATGTACTAGCATATGCTGATCCATAAGAGAGCGTTTGAATGAATTAGACTCTGAAATTTGATATACCAACTAACCCATAATATCTGTTCTCTATCCAACAAAATTGGCCACTTCACCTTTCCATATGACACATCGACGATTGGAGGGTCTTGGGGTGTGTGTCAGTCATTTCGAACAATCGAATACACGCTACAGAGGGTCTAAATCCCTAGATTATGGGAATTTTATTTcctagaaagaaataaaaatgggGTAATTAATCAGTGGTAGGTTAAAATATTTCGTGTGGTGCATAAATTAGGCAGGCATAAGCCGCATAACGGCCTCTCTACGGTTCATACAGTCACGCTATGGACTATTAGCCACCCACGTACAAATGTACCACTCTCAAGCCTCTCCTACCTCACCTGCATGGAAGAACCCATATACCAGAGATGAGCTACGTACAAGCTCCTTCTATATAATCTTTGACACCCAATGCCATTCCCTTCGCCACTCAAAACCTTCCATCACAACTCTGGACTCGTCCCTGTATCCTCATAAACCCTCACTGCCGGCACAAGATCACTTAAACCTATACCAAACATTCTCTCTTTAATGGCAGAATCATCTACTGTTACAGTTTCCAttcccccaccaccaccaccaccatcaacaacaacatcaaGAACACCACCAGCATTCAAGATGATGGTAGGGACATCCATAGGCCATGCAGCAAACCTAATAAAGCCACTACCAGGTGTAACAGTTCTTGCCTTCCAAGCCCTTTCTTCATCCTTCTCAAACCGTGGTGCTTGTCATGATTCTAACAGGATCCTCACAGCCATCCTCATCGGTCTCTGCACCCTTTCCTGTTGCTTCTTTGCCTTCAGTGATAGCTTTATAGGGAAAGATGGCAAGGTCTACTATGGCATTGCAACACTCAAAGGCCTTTACATCTTTAATAGAATCAATAACAATGACAGagacgaggaggatgaggaggaggaagagggagtAAGAGATCTGGGGAAGTATAAGATATGTATAGTGGATTTTATTCACGCCATCTTCTCAAGTTTGGTGTTCTTATCACTGGCGTTGAGCGATTCCAACATAGTGGAATGCTTCTTTGCAAATATTGGAGTAGATGCCCATGAGTTAGTGTTAAATATACCACTTGGGATCTCCTTCTTGTCAGGCCTCGTCTTCATAGTCTTCCCTACGTCCCGTAAAGGGATTGGCAGCTCCTCCTAaaggtgtcaatttagaatcagaaaatcaaatcatactgaaaaaaaaaaaaaaaaatgtctaagTTTCGGTTTTGAAAGTGAAATTTCATTCGATTTGATTTAggttagtttcaattttagatAAAAACCATCGGTTTGAATCGAACCTAGTCATGTATGACCATACAAATCGAACCTGAATCATAGTAGAAAACCTTGTGATCATGTGTCTTTGTTGAGTTGTGTATGATTACCTAATATGTTGAATTTTGTAAAAAAGGTTGAAATAAAATTTGACATTGTAGAATTATTTCTTAACGATGATGTTATAATTTTGCTTCACGATTTTACATTTTTTCCAGCAGGTTCAGTAAAGGGCCCATTATGTATgagtcattttttcttttttctttttttaacagtCTAATATACAATTATTCTTTTAATACATTGtatattgaaaaatgaaaatattagaTAATGAATAGATTGGGGGACAGACAGCCCGAACCCGCCCTAGCACTTCCTGAGCCCAAACAAGGCTTGGGCCAACTTTTTTGACTCTGATGATGGGTTAGGGTTGATTCCAGTAGGATCCTCACCCAGGCTTGAGCTGAGGCTTCAGCCCGGCCCAACCTGAATCAATCCGGTCCGACATGTAACccttaatttttatattaggaTTTAGAGCtcttattgatttttatttttctataggcttcatttggttgcaaggggaatttaaagagaagggaagtgaaattttcttacttaaaaaagaaatacttatAATAATAACTTCATGTGATCCAATGTGGtaatataaactacttaatttttttaaccatatttagtaatgtacattttacatgtaatttttattttatatattatagcaaagggttttggatgcaaagtgaagtgaaattttataaccaaatatggaatgatttgaagttaatgttataATCACAttggataatgattacatacatttcatttttaagtatgaaaatttcatatctcttccctttaattccctttgCACCCAAACATAgccataattttttaatgtataaaatatgaatggcaaaaacatgtcaatcaaaTTTAATCCAACCATTACAAAAGCCAAGTTCAACTCAACTCATCCCGACCTAACAGTAattagggccaggttgggttggtatgaaacCGGCAGGGTTAGGCTTGGGTTGAATTTTTAGAACCTaagtttgggttagggttttaagaaacccgaccTAATCCGACATGTTTCACCCCTAAAGTAGATGCTAATATATATGAAATAACGTGCATGTCTAGAAAAATTAggtgttttttttcttaatagcAAAATTAGGTTTGTTTGAAGATAACTATTGTCGTAGTTGATAGTACCCCTACCAAATGGTTGTTGGGTTCATGGCATCAACCTCTTATGCTTCATTCGGAGGGGTAATCAGGTCGTTATATAATATAGCTTTCTTATTTTGGAAAAAGAGTTTGGTTGTTGGTGGCCCAATAGACACAAGTAGGTTCGAAATAGGAGTGGTGTTATGAACCAAGTTTTCTTTACATGTTTTatgtttatccaaaaaaaaaaaattaattataaatattttatattttattaataaaaattcaagaaataaaaaatctttaggttgcCTATTTGGAAAGATGTTTTTCCATAATCCACAGTATTTTACCACAGGTGGGCAATATAATATAGCAATTTCAACCGTTGGACATATAAAGAGTACACAACTTAGTcaattaaattcaaaattaatgTTAATAAAACATgagatattaaataaataaatgagataCTCATCAGAAACAAGAGACTGAAAATTCCCCACTAGTGAGTAGTCACTGCTCTAAAAAAGATGGAATCTTGTAAAAGGTTATGAACACTGACTAAGGAAGCATCTCTTCAGCCTCTGTCAACTCGCAAACAACAAATTAATTTCAGCAGCtaaggcactgtttgataatgtttctgctctttctgtgtctagaaacaacaaaaacgacTTTTCACgtattcaaaaacaaaaaaggatttttttggtgtttaataaacctgtttctagaaacgttttttgcaaacataatgccactaaaaaactcagtagtatcatcggatgcccaataGGGAGAGAGGGtccggttgcctctttttaggtttaaatagttgagagatttattgggcaaacaacctttttttctctcaaattcgtttctagaaacttTCGTCAaagccatttctagaattgtatataggcataaattttgatttatgcttCTAGAAACgagtgaaacggaacaattttatcaaacactttttaggttgtttctccatttctaggaacaagaaaaagcataaacaaaaatagaatattgtcaaacggtgcccaaATGTTCAACCCACAACCCTCATGAGAAGCcaaacctaaaataaaaagCTAATAGCACGGATAGTGACATACCCACAAGATAGAAAGCCCCTAAATTTACATTGGCTACTAAGCTAGGCCTAGCACATCCCCATAATACCCCACAGCACACTGTCTGTGGGCATTTGAAGAGCTCACAATGTGGAGCTGACTCCCATGGTGAAGGCCATTGAGAGAAAACCCATCAAATCAGACTAGGAGAGAGCCACAAACATGAACCTTCTTGCCTTCCAAGGCAAGTTTGCACCCAATTCATTATTCACCCTATTAGAGACCCCTAGAATAATAGATGAAGGTATTACATAAAGGAGATGCGGTTTGAATCAACACACTCATGCCCGCACCTTTTGGTTTTGGCCAAGGGAGCAACCTGCAACCCACACGAGAGGATCATAAACTCGTACTACCACGGTACCACCACTCCAAACACACCAAGAGACAACTAGGGATCGGTAGCCCATCAAAGTATATCCATACACCTTTTGGATCTGAATTCTGTTTTGCTACATGCCAAACGCGAACTATACTGTAACTTGACATGTAAATCAGGAACCTTGAGACTTTTTTACTTCATTAAATTTAGGGTTGAACTTGTAATATAGTAAAATCGAGTAGTTAAAGGTGAAACAAGGCGGGGTATTTTAAAATCAAACTCAATCTTGATTTCCTTAGCTCGGTCTAATCCCAACTTGACCACCAGGCTAGGCTGAGATATTTTAGCACAAGCCCAACCTGTTGTGTTAGCCTATCCCAACCTAGCCTTGATTGGCCCTAATCAGGTCAAGCTGGGTCAGGTTGACCCTGATTAGACTAGGTTGGATTGATCTTGATTGATCCTAATTGGCTctttattattgtttattttatttttttaccatctGTGTCCTTACATGCACTAAAACAAGAGGAAAAACAGAGACATCATCAACATCaatcattttatatatatatatatatatatatacacacacaccaGGTAACATGATCGATCTacaccaaaatccagggaaatagggtTCCTAGTTCTGTATAGTGAGAATGAAGAGACCGGTGCAATACTGCACTCCGATCTAGGCAAGAAGCCGATCACTAGGATAGGTGTGATACCGTACCTAGTACTAATTTGTGCAAAATTAAAGATAAACAAATCAAAGAAGCAAGACCATGAGctcaaaataagaaataaaaaactgtTTAACCAGATCTACttttcagaatcaagaggcacgactatAGGCTTTGATCTGAAGATAGAACAGGAAGCAAGCTATATGCAAGATGAAATGCAAAAAATAATGATGCAATTTGAAATTAAACTTTACTAATATTTGGAGACTTTGATTACAAGGTTTGGGTAGGCTTaggttggaggatttgagaagaagaatggtGTTTGGATCTTTTATGGAGCTTTGGGTTGTTGAAGCTAACCTTTGAAGGGCGATCGAACTGGGAAGGGACGATTAGACCTTGGAGTTGTTGTTAAAGATCGGCGGGGCTTAGATGGAGTCCGGCAGAGTTTCAGCTTTGAAGAACCTAAGAGGGGCAAACCTtggggagcttctctctctctaattctaactttgggagaaaaaaatcaagtgAGTTGGGAAGAGGGGATGTGTTCCTTTTATAGAGGAATGacacatttacatttcatttgagTTTGCGGCgcatttacatttcatttgtcaCTATTTTAAATTACATTTGGAACAGTACCaaattacatttcatt
Protein-coding regions in this window:
- the LOC122094813 gene encoding protein DMP2-like codes for the protein MAESSTVTVSIPPPPPPPSTTTSRTPPAFKMMVGTSIGHAANLIKPLPGVTVLAFQALSSSFSNRGACHDSNRILTAILIGLCTLSCCFFAFSDSFIGKDGKVYYGIATLKGLYIFNRINNNDRDEEDEEEEEGVRDLGKYKICIVDFIHAIFSSLVFLSLALSDSNIVECFFANIGVDAHELVLNIPLGISFLSGLVFIVFPTSRKGIGSSS